In one Aeromicrobium erythreum genomic region, the following are encoded:
- a CDS encoding DNA polymerase Y family protein, which yields MRTLVVWCPDWPVRAALPDLPRDEPGAVLEGGQVLACNHAARVEGVRRGMRRRDAQARCPELHLADHRPDVEARSFEEVLLGVEELSPAVTPLRPGLCALPVPARFYGGEEQAAAVVAERVVSLAVWDVRLGVADTLFAAEQAARRAAPQDVHVVEPGTDAAFLAPLPVEVLESPDVVSLLRRMGLTTLAHLAALRPSDVHTRFGAHGGLLHRLASGQDPRLLARRDVPPELSGVLALEPPVSSSETVAFSLRSVAERFVARLAERGVVCTALGIEVEVDGVVASTRRWAHPRWFGAVDVVNRVRWQLQGTVLPGPVGGVRLVPETVAPVGEHAPVLFGAGTRAADDERVERGIARVQGLVGHDGVLAAQVQGGRAPAARRLLTTWGEQAQPARAVGAPWPGSVPPPAPATVYAAPRPAQVVGPGDRVVGVDGRGAISCEPVRFRATGDEQWRPVASWAGPWPVDELWWDEAAARRVARFQVVGVDGTAWLMVVENGTWWTEARYD from the coding sequence ATGAGGACCCTCGTGGTGTGGTGCCCCGACTGGCCGGTGCGGGCCGCCCTGCCCGACCTGCCGCGCGACGAGCCCGGTGCCGTGCTCGAGGGCGGCCAGGTGCTCGCGTGCAACCACGCCGCGCGGGTCGAGGGGGTGCGGCGGGGCATGCGTCGTCGCGACGCCCAGGCGCGCTGCCCCGAGCTGCACCTGGCCGACCACCGTCCCGACGTCGAGGCACGCTCGTTCGAGGAGGTGCTGCTCGGCGTCGAGGAGCTCAGCCCCGCGGTCACGCCGTTGCGTCCCGGGCTGTGCGCGCTGCCCGTGCCGGCCCGCTTCTACGGCGGGGAGGAGCAGGCGGCGGCCGTCGTCGCCGAACGCGTCGTCTCGCTCGCGGTGTGGGACGTGCGGCTCGGCGTCGCCGACACCCTGTTCGCCGCGGAGCAGGCCGCCCGCCGGGCTGCCCCGCAGGACGTCCACGTCGTCGAGCCCGGCACCGACGCCGCCTTCCTGGCCCCGCTCCCGGTCGAGGTGCTCGAGTCGCCCGACGTGGTCAGCCTGCTGCGCCGCATGGGCCTGACCACCCTCGCGCACCTGGCGGCGCTGCGGCCCTCCGACGTCCACACCCGGTTCGGGGCGCACGGTGGTCTGCTCCACCGGCTCGCCTCGGGGCAGGATCCCCGGCTGCTCGCGCGCCGCGACGTGCCGCCCGAGCTGAGCGGCGTGCTCGCGCTCGAGCCGCCGGTCTCCAGCTCCGAGACCGTCGCGTTCAGCCTGCGCTCGGTGGCCGAGCGGTTCGTCGCCCGCCTGGCCGAGCGCGGTGTCGTGTGCACCGCCCTCGGGATCGAGGTCGAGGTCGACGGCGTCGTCGCCTCCACCCGACGCTGGGCGCACCCGCGCTGGTTCGGTGCCGTCGACGTCGTCAACCGGGTGCGCTGGCAGCTGCAGGGCACGGTGCTGCCCGGACCGGTCGGCGGCGTGCGGCTGGTGCCCGAGACGGTCGCGCCCGTCGGCGAGCACGCCCCGGTGCTGTTCGGGGCCGGCACCCGGGCTGCCGACGACGAGCGCGTCGAGCGGGGGATCGCCCGGGTGCAGGGTCTGGTCGGGCACGACGGGGTGCTCGCGGCCCAGGTCCAGGGTGGTCGGGCACCGGCTGCCCGCCGCCTGCTGACGACGTGGGGCGAGCAGGCGCAGCCGGCCCGGGCGGTCGGTGCCCCGTGGCCCGGGTCGGTGCCGCCGCCGGCGCCGGCCACCGTGTACGCCGCCCCGAGGCCGGCCCAGGTCGTCGGACCGGGCGACCGGGTGGTCGGCGTCGACGGCCGCGGGGCGATCAGCTGCGAGCCGGTGCGGTTCCGCGCCACGGGCGACGAGCAGTGGCGTCCCGTCGCGTCGTGGGCCGGTCCCTGGCCCGTCGACGAGCTCTGGTGGGACGAGGCCGCCGCCCGTCGGGTGGCCCGCTTCCAGGTGGTCGGTGTCGACGGGACCGCCTGGCTCATGGTCGTCGAGAACGGCACCTGGTGGACCGAGGCCCGCTATGACTGA